One region of Bacteroidota bacterium genomic DNA includes:
- a CDS encoding T9SS type A sorting domain-containing protein, whose protein sequence is MKKQLLGLLVAAFMGMFSPAQAQMTAGCIAPDFVANDINGTQWHLYDILATGKPVYIDVSATWCGPCWSYHNSGALENLYNSYGPQGTNELMVFFIEGDDNTTLADLQGTGTNTQGDWVTGTPYPIIDNGTIANDLEISYFPTIYLICPDRVIREVGQLTTAQLYAQRTTCPVANVANANDAGITNSNACLNPSLASCTGVDIACRVANYGTSPLTSATLTLTVGGTAQQTIQWTGNLATYETEVYTFTGVTGVTGTNSVSIAVSNPNGQTDPTATNNTRTASFIIYPQIGGPAVSEAYASATFPPANWNLINGGDAATWSRSTAGLNGAGCAKMDFWTSPAGDQDALQLPAQDLTGVQDATMTFDLSHARYGTTSNDNLKIKISVDCGTTWTTLFNKTGATLSTTTGSTSIFTPTTPTQWRSELVSLAAFVGNSNVFVKFEANSDYGNNLYIDNVNFTFTTGLNTVSKKVAFEMYPNPASDRASVDVNLDKKDDVTVEVFNKVGALVYSHSEAGMSAGEHSFSINTSDFAKGIYMVSVKTSNGATQKKLVVE, encoded by the coding sequence AAAAACAATTACTAGGATTACTGGTTGCAGCTTTTATGGGTATGTTCAGCCCTGCGCAGGCTCAAATGACTGCTGGCTGTATCGCACCTGATTTCGTTGCGAACGACATCAATGGAACTCAATGGCATCTTTACGATATTCTGGCAACAGGAAAGCCGGTTTATATCGATGTATCCGCGACATGGTGCGGTCCATGTTGGAGCTATCACAACAGTGGAGCGCTTGAAAATTTATACAATTCTTATGGTCCACAGGGAACAAATGAATTGATGGTGTTTTTCATCGAAGGAGATGACAATACTACACTAGCTGATCTACAGGGAACAGGCACAAATACCCAGGGTGACTGGGTTACAGGTACACCGTATCCAATCATTGACAACGGGACTATCGCAAACGATCTTGAGATCAGTTATTTCCCAACAATCTATTTGATTTGCCCTGACCGCGTGATTCGCGAAGTAGGACAGCTTACAACTGCTCAATTGTATGCTCAGCGTACTACTTGTCCGGTTGCTAACGTTGCCAACGCTAATGATGCAGGTATCACTAATTCAAACGCATGTTTGAATCCAAGTCTTGCTTCTTGCACAGGAGTTGATATCGCTTGCCGCGTTGCAAACTACGGAACAAGCCCGCTTACATCTGCTACACTCACACTTACTGTTGGAGGAACTGCACAACAAACAATTCAATGGACAGGCAACCTTGCAACTTATGAAACTGAAGTATACACTTTCACAGGTGTAACCGGTGTTACTGGAACAAACAGTGTTTCCATCGCGGTTTCAAATCCAAACGGGCAAACTGACCCGACAGCTACAAACAACACCCGTACAGCATCCTTTATCATTTACCCACAAATTGGCGGACCTGCAGTGAGTGAAGCGTATGCTTCAGCTACCTTCCCGCCTGCAAACTGGAACCTTATCAACGGTGGTGATGCAGCAACATGGTCACGCAGCACTGCGGGTCTCAATGGAGCCGGTTGCGCGAAGATGGATTTCTGGACTTCACCTGCCGGTGATCAGGATGCATTGCAATTGCCTGCTCAGGATCTGACAGGTGTTCAGGACGCAACAATGACATTTGATTTGTCACATGCACGTTATGGAACAACTTCAAATGATAATCTGAAAATAAAAATCAGTGTGGATTGCGGAACAACATGGACAACCCTGTTCAACAAAACAGGAGCGACCTTGTCAACCACCACCGGTTCAACTTCTATTTTCACTCCAACAACGCCTACACAATGGCGCTCTGAACTCGTTTCTCTTGCCGCTTTCGTTGGCAACTCAAACGTGTTCGTGAAATTCGAAGCGAACTCTGATTATGGTAACAATCTTTACATCGACAACGTGAATTTCACATTCACAACAGGCTTGAATACTGTCAGCAAGAAAGTTGCTTTCGAAATGTATCCAAACCCTGCATCTGACCGTGCAAGTGTAGATGTAAACCTTGACAAAAAAGACGATGTAACTGTTGAAGTATTTAATAAAGTCGGTGCTCTTGTTTACAGCCATTCTGAAGCCGGAATGAGCGCAGGAGAACACAGCTTCAGTATCAACACCAGCGATTTTGCAAAAGGTATCTATATGGTAAGTGTTAAAACTTCCAATGGTGCTACACAAAAGAAACTTGTTGTTGAATAA
- a CDS encoding T9SS type A sorting domain-containing protein: MKRTLRILSVLCMLLTGTNMSFAQLSDGSIAPDFTATDINGTTYHLYDYLDQGKTVVIDISATWCGPCWAYHNSGALEDLYTTYGPNGTNEMMVFYIEGDGATTLADLYGTGTNTQGNWVAGTPYPIIDNSGIANSYAIRYFPTIYMICPDRVVREVGQLTTAALYTAREECSVATQANDAGITHSMTALNGTPASCSGVTIRYRLCNYGTAPLTSATIELSDGTNVLQTNNWTGSLQTYESTSLSFTGVAGTPGYNNVTVTVSNPNGQTDGNALNNSGSQSYIIYSGVGGPAVTEDYSSTTFPPANWYYINGGNQSAGWSRSTAGYTSSGCAKMDFVNSPSGDADALILPPLDLSTYDNAVMTFYVAAATYGTSNDNIKIKVSTNCGTTWSPIWNKTGASLATVGSVSSAFTPSSANQWRSETVNLTQYTGVNRTNVMIKFEALSAQGNNAYIDDINMTLTTGLKTVTQALAFDLYPNPATQRAQIDFNLEKAGDVTMQVVDKMGKLVYTYSEPSMNPGEHTFELNTSDFAKGIYMVNIKSATGSSQKKLVVE; encoded by the coding sequence ATGAAAAGAACTCTACGCATTCTGAGTGTCCTCTGCATGCTCCTCACAGGAACAAACATGTCATTCGCTCAATTATCAGATGGCTCCATTGCACCTGATTTTACCGCAACTGACATTAACGGTACCACCTATCATTTGTATGATTACCTCGACCAGGGAAAAACAGTGGTAATTGATATTTCAGCCACATGGTGCGGGCCTTGCTGGGCTTATCATAATTCAGGCGCGCTGGAAGATTTGTACACTACTTATGGTCCCAACGGTACAAATGAAATGATGGTTTTTTATATTGAAGGAGATGGAGCAACTACACTAGCTGATTTATACGGAACCGGAACGAATACTCAGGGCAACTGGGTGGCAGGCACTCCATATCCAATTATAGATAATTCAGGAATTGCAAACAGTTACGCGATTCGTTATTTCCCTACGATTTATATGATTTGCCCGGATCGCGTGGTACGTGAAGTGGGACAATTGACAACAGCGGCATTGTATACAGCGCGTGAAGAATGTAGTGTTGCAACTCAGGCCAATGATGCCGGGATTACGCATTCCATGACTGCTTTAAACGGTACACCAGCTTCCTGTTCCGGAGTTACCATCCGTTATCGCCTTTGCAATTACGGAACAGCTCCACTTACATCTGCAACCATTGAATTGTCTGATGGCACAAATGTTTTGCAAACAAATAACTGGACCGGTTCATTGCAAACCTATGAATCAACATCGCTGAGTTTTACAGGTGTTGCAGGTACTCCGGGTTACAATAACGTAACAGTAACTGTTTCAAATCCGAATGGACAAACCGACGGGAACGCATTGAATAATTCCGGATCTCAGTCTTACATTATCTACTCAGGTGTTGGCGGACCGGCAGTTACGGAAGATTATTCTTCAACTACTTTTCCTCCTGCAAATTGGTATTATATCAATGGTGGCAATCAAAGTGCAGGCTGGAGCCGCAGTACTGCAGGTTATACCAGTTCGGGTTGCGCGAAAATGGATTTCGTAAACTCTCCTTCCGGTGATGCGGATGCATTGATTTTACCTCCTTTGGATCTATCAACCTATGACAACGCGGTTATGACATTTTATGTCGCTGCCGCTACTTATGGCACATCGAATGACAATATCAAAATTAAAGTGTCCACCAACTGTGGAACAACCTGGTCGCCTATCTGGAACAAAACAGGAGCTTCTTTGGCAACTGTAGGCTCTGTTAGTTCCGCCTTTACTCCAAGTTCAGCGAATCAGTGGAGAAGTGAAACTGTGAATCTCACACAATACACAGGCGTCAACAGAACAAATGTGATGATTAAGTTCGAAGCTCTTTCCGCACAGGGAAATAACGCTTATATCGACGACATCAACATGACACTCACCACCGGATTAAAAACAGTTACTCAAGCACTTGCTTTTGATTTATATCCAAATCCTGCCACGCAACGCGCTCAAATTGATTTCAATCTTGAAAAAGCCGGCGATGTAACAATGCAGGTAGTTGACAAGATGGGGAAACTGGTTTATACGTACTCAGAACCCTCAATGAACCCGGGTGAACATACCTTCGAATTGAACACCTCAGATTTTGCAAAAGGAATTTATATGGTGAATATTAAATCCGCAACAGGATCTTCTCAGAAGAAACTGGTGGTTGAATAA
- a CDS encoding NADP-dependent malic enzyme yields MSKSKINQEALDYHEQGRPGKIEVVPTKPYSSQRDLSLAYSPGVAEPCLRIAENPDDVYRYTAKGNLVAVISNGTAVLGLGNIGPEASKPVMEGKGLLFKIFADIDVFDIEINETDVDKFVETVKAISPTFGGINLEDIKAPECFEIERRLKAELKIPIMHDDQHGTAIISAAALLNALELAQKKIEEVIIVVSGAGASAISCAKLYLSLGAKKENIVMLDSHGVLHESRTDLDENKIFFKTSRKAHTLAEAMKGADVFLGLSKGNIVSKEMVQSMAKNAIVFALANPDPEITYEDAASARPDIIIATGRSDYPNQVNNVLGFPFIFRGALDVRATQINEAMKLAAVRAIAELAKEPVPEIVNVAYNKKNITFGMDYIIPKPLDPRLITTVAPAVAKAAIESGVAQSPITNWNNYSDELNKRLGLDNKLIRVVTSRAKQNPQRIVFAEADTYKILKAAMIVRDEGIAKPILLGNLKKIRQLIEENNLDLGDTPIIDPRLEEDKRHEYGEIFFKKRKRRGFTLYEAKKIMNERNYYGAMMVEVGEADAMISGLTRKYSDTIRPALQIIGTQDDVKKVAGMYIMVTKKGPVFFADTTINVNPTAEDLAEITVLTAWAVQQFNIKPRIALLSYSNFGSTDDPTAKKVRDAVAILHQKFPGMMVDGEMQANFALNPHLLSDNFPFCEFAAEGANTLIFPSLESGNIAYKLLQEMGGAEAIGPVLLGMKKPVHILQLGSSVREIVNMVTIAVVDAQSRKSAR; encoded by the coding sequence ATGTCAAAATCAAAAATCAACCAGGAAGCACTCGACTACCACGAACAAGGCAGGCCGGGAAAAATTGAAGTTGTTCCAACGAAACCATACAGTTCACAGCGTGATTTATCACTTGCCTATTCACCGGGTGTCGCTGAGCCTTGTTTACGTATTGCCGAAAATCCTGATGATGTGTATCGTTATACGGCTAAAGGAAATTTGGTAGCTGTAATTTCAAATGGTACAGCTGTACTTGGCTTGGGAAATATCGGTCCGGAAGCATCGAAACCTGTGATGGAAGGAAAAGGACTTCTGTTTAAAATCTTCGCGGATATTGATGTATTCGATATTGAAATTAACGAAACGGATGTCGACAAATTTGTAGAAACCGTGAAAGCGATTTCTCCAACCTTTGGTGGCATCAACCTGGAAGACATAAAAGCACCCGAATGTTTTGAAATTGAACGCCGGTTGAAAGCGGAATTAAAAATTCCGATCATGCACGATGACCAGCACGGTACCGCGATTATTTCCGCTGCCGCTTTATTAAATGCACTGGAACTTGCTCAGAAAAAAATCGAAGAGGTGATCATCGTGGTGAGTGGTGCGGGGGCATCGGCCATCTCTTGCGCGAAATTATATCTCAGTCTGGGCGCGAAAAAAGAAAACATCGTGATGCTCGACAGTCATGGTGTTTTACACGAAAGCCGTACGGATCTCGATGAAAATAAAATTTTCTTCAAGACCAGCAGAAAAGCGCATACACTGGCAGAAGCCATGAAAGGCGCTGATGTTTTTCTGGGTCTTTCAAAAGGAAATATCGTTTCAAAAGAAATGGTACAATCCATGGCCAAGAACGCGATTGTCTTCGCTCTTGCCAATCCGGATCCGGAAATCACCTATGAAGATGCGGCAAGTGCGAGACCCGATATCATCATCGCGACCGGACGTTCGGATTATCCCAACCAGGTGAACAACGTCCTCGGATTTCCTTTCATCTTCAGAGGTGCGTTGGATGTACGTGCGACACAGATCAATGAAGCCATGAAACTGGCAGCGGTAAGGGCAATCGCGGAACTCGCGAAAGAACCTGTGCCTGAAATTGTCAATGTTGCTTATAATAAAAAGAATATCACATTTGGAATGGATTACATCATTCCAAAACCTCTTGATCCGAGACTTATTACTACTGTTGCTCCTGCGGTTGCAAAAGCGGCTATAGAGTCCGGAGTTGCTCAATCACCGATTACAAACTGGAATAATTATTCTGACGAACTCAACAAACGACTCGGTCTTGACAACAAACTGATTCGTGTGGTCACGAGCAGGGCCAAGCAAAATCCTCAGCGTATTGTTTTCGCGGAAGCGGATACCTACAAGATCCTGAAAGCCGCGATGATCGTGCGTGATGAAGGAATTGCCAAACCAATTCTGCTGGGTAATCTCAAGAAAATCCGCCAGCTCATCGAAGAAAACAATCTTGATCTGGGTGACACACCGATCATTGATCCGCGACTGGAAGAAGACAAACGCCATGAATACGGTGAAATCTTTTTCAAAAAACGTAAGCGCAGAGGTTTCACGCTTTACGAAGCCAAGAAGATCATGAACGAACGGAACTACTACGGAGCCATGATGGTGGAAGTAGGAGAAGCCGACGCGATGATTTCCGGTCTGACCAGAAAATACAGTGACACCATTCGTCCTGCCTTGCAAATTATCGGTACGCAGGACGATGTAAAAAAAGTTGCCGGCATGTACATCATGGTCACCAAGAAAGGACCTGTGTTTTTTGCTGATACAACGATCAACGTTAATCCAACCGCTGAAGATCTGGCAGAGATTACAGTACTCACTGCCTGGGCTGTTCAGCAATTCAATATCAAACCGCGTATCGCTTTGTTGTCTTATTCGAACTTCGGTTCGACTGATGATCCTACCGCGAAAAAAGTGAGAGATGCAGTTGCAATTCTTCACCAGAAATTCCCCGGCATGATGGTGGATGGTGAGATGCAGGCAAATTTTGCTTTGAACCCTCACCTGCTGAGCGACAATTTCCCGTTCTGTGAATTTGCTGCCGAAGGAGCGAACACGTTGATTTTCCCAAGCCTTGAAAGCGGAAATATCGCTTACAAACTCTTACAGGAAATGGGAGGCGCAGAAGCTATCGGTCCGGTATTATTGGGTATGAAAAAACCTGTACACATCCTGCAACTTGGCAGTAGTGTCCGAGAAATTGTGAACATGGTGACTATCGCGGTAGTCGATGCTCAATCCAGAAAAAGCGCACGATAA
- a CDS encoding T9SS type A sorting domain-containing protein: MKKLLPVIAAFLLLTLGSFAQSLQVTSDSVNLQGPATMLMTGTARVTNIGGGTIFVKVKRVIVDTAAGHSAYFCWKGTCFPVSTSQSPTYLVMNPGDSDTTLLADLQPGGHGGTSTVTYCFFDMDNEADSSCITFTYRASGVGIDEIGGLKYISNIYPNPADAFARVSYAINGGKDTRMVVTNLLGSVVKELPLTEKQGVTLIPTSDLKTGIYICSIVIDGKSYGSKKLIVSHR, from the coding sequence ATGAAAAAACTCTTACCCGTAATCGCAGCATTTCTGCTTCTTACCCTCGGATCATTTGCACAGTCATTACAGGTTACTTCGGATTCCGTGAACCTGCAAGGACCTGCAACAATGCTCATGACAGGTACAGCCCGTGTCACAAACATTGGCGGAGGCACAATATTCGTTAAGGTTAAACGTGTGATTGTAGACACAGCAGCCGGACACAGCGCATACTTCTGCTGGAAAGGCACTTGTTTCCCTGTATCCACAAGTCAGTCTCCAACATACCTTGTGATGAATCCGGGGGATTCGGATACGACACTGCTTGCGGATTTACAACCTGGCGGACATGGCGGAACCAGTACTGTCACCTATTGCTTTTTTGATATGGATAACGAAGCGGATTCATCCTGCATTACGTTTACATACAGAGCAAGTGGTGTAGGAATTGATGAAATCGGCGGATTGAAATATATCTCCAATATCTATCCAAACCCGGCGGATGCATTTGCCCGAGTTTCCTATGCTATCAATGGCGGAAAAGACACTCGCATGGTTGTCACTAATCTGCTCGGTTCCGTGGTAAAAGAACTGCCTTTGACCGAAAAACAAGGCGTTACCCTGATTCCAACTTCCGACCTGAAAACAGGTATCTATATTTGTTCAATTGTGATTGACGGTAAATCATATGGCTCAAAGAAATTGATTGTTAGTCATCGTTAA